The following proteins are encoded in a genomic region of Drosophila willistoni isolate 14030-0811.24 chromosome 3R, UCI_dwil_1.1, whole genome shotgun sequence:
- the LOC6650108 gene encoding putative lipoyltransferase 2, mitochondrial → MAIRQPLVTIVRAGRHSYTAGLELQRKLAKSTKNRPDFGVFRNYIVLQEHDPVYTIGIRTRGYTTEDELRLRHLGADFHRTDRGGLITFHGPGQLVAYPILDLRQFKPSMRWYVATLEQLVIETCQQMGIPNAGRTQDTGIWVGDRKICAIGVHGSRYVTTHGIGLNCCTDLKWFDHIVPCGIEGKGVTSITEQLGRHTSVDVASEVLLAKFAKIFDCRLAEQCDDNEIF, encoded by the coding sequence ATGGCCATTCGTCAGCCATTGGTAACTATAGTGCGTGCTGGCCGCCATAGTTATACCGCTGGTTTGGAGCTACAGAGAAAGTTGGCCAAGTCGACCAAGAATAGGCCGGATTTCGGCGTTTTCCGTAATTATATTGTACTCCAGGAACATGATCCTGTCTACACGATTGGCATACGCACCCGTGGCTATACGACAGAGGATGAGCTGCGCTTACGTCACCTGGGCGCAGATTTTCACCGCACGGATCGCGGTGGTCTCATTACTTTCCACGGTCCTGGCCAGTTAGTCGCGTATCCCATATTGGATTTGCGTCAGTTTAAGCCTAGTATGCGGTGGTATGTCGCCACCCTGGAACAGTTGGTGATTGAAACATGCCAACAGATGGGCATACCAAATGCAGGAAGAACCCAGGATACGGGCATTTGGGTTGGCGACAGAAAGATCTGTGCAATTGGCGTACACGGGTCTCGTTACGTCACCACTCATGGCATTGGCCTAAATTGCTGCACTGATCTCAAATGGTTTGATCACATAGTCCCCTGCGGTATTGAGGGCAAAGGAGTAACGTCCATAACCGAGCAGCTGGGGAGGCACACAAGTGTGGATGTGGCTAGTGAAGTGCTGTTGGcgaaatttgcaaaaatttttgaCTGTCGCCTGGCCGAACAATGTGACGATAATGAAATTTTCTAG
- the LOC6650109 gene encoding tRNA (guanine(10)-N2)-methyltransferase homolog — MSKLWKKYILWFAQEHVDFRLAEFESLSKLFGFKFQHLSDQFLKPFWLVEFPNDETALQFASRSVALRAIFELYAHGQTLHAFHERLRNHVESHPAKVEAHFGANTSFKITVETYNKHFSQREKIDKIETMNYLPLSGPVDLKHPKVEWWYIEFWGLDPTAVPPVPDDILFGRLLAAGQRHLIKDLSLKHRKFIGNTSMDAQLSLLMANQALVAPGDLVFDPFVGTGSLLVSAAKFGGYVMGADIDYMMLHARCRPSRITQKVREKDESIRSNLKQYGCADRYMDVVVADFSNPLWHPRVSFDSIITDPPYGIREATEKVETKVTVKEGTRNSDMAHYPSTSHYALQQLYADLLDFASKHLRIGGRLVCWLPFHREDYSEATLPQHRNLQLVANSEQLLTGQTARRLLTYEKCSQTEPSDWSVPPLHVATPSEDFRDRYFNNCVESRQDRRMRKAEHREQGRLEMQRRGKVPSDSRAKKCDLNKSRFD; from the exons ATGAGCAAGTTGTGGAAGAAGTATATACTCTGGTTCGCCCAGGAGCATGTGGACTTTCGTTTAGCTGAATTTGAGTCACTGTCAAAATTATTTGGCTTCAAATTTCAGCATTTATCCGATCAGTTTTTG AAACCGTTTTGGCTGGTAGAGTTTCCCAATGACGAGACTGCCCTGCAGTTTGCCTCCAGGTCCGTTGCCCTGCGTGCCATCTTCGAGTTGTATGCCCACGGCCAAACATTGCACGCGTTTCATGAAAGACTTCGCAACCATGTGGAATCGCACCCAGCCAAAGTTGAGGCACATTTTGGAGCCAACACGAGCTTTAAGATCACTGTGGAGACCTATAATAAGCATTTCAGTCAGCGCGAAAAGATAGACAAGATTGAAACAATGAATTATTTACCATTGTCTGGTCCTGTGGATCTTAAGCATCCTAAAGTGGAGTGGTGGTATATTGAATTCTGGGGATTGGATCCCACGGCCGTGCCGCCCGTTCCAGATGACATACTCTTCGGACGCTTACTGGCCGCAGGCCAGAGGCATTTAATCAAGGACCTATCACTGAAGCATCGAAAATTTATTGGCAACACCAGCATGGATGCCCAATTGAGTCTACTTATGGCCAACCAAGCACTGGTAGCTCCAGGAGATCTGGTCTTCGACCCCTTTGTGGGCACCGGCTCATTGCTAGTAAGTGCAGCTAAATTTGGCGGATATGTAATGGGCGCCGATATAGATTACATGATGCTACATGCCCGCTGCCGCCCCAGTCGTATAACCCAAAAGGTGCGAGAGAAGGACGAGAGTATTAGATCAAATCTCAAACAGTACGGTTGCGCCGATCGCTATATGGATGTGGTAGTTGCTGATTTCTCCAATCCCCTGTGGCATCCGCGGGTATCATTTGACAGCATCATAACAGATC CGCCCTATGGCATACGCGAGGCTACAGAAAAAGTGGAAACAAAGGTAACTGTCAAAGAGGGCACGCGAAACTCTGATATGGCTCACTATCCCTCCACATCGCATTATGCTCTGCAGCAGTTGTATGCCGATCTACTCGATTTTGCATCAAAGCACTTGAGAATAGGCGGTCGTCTCGTCTGCTGGCTTCCATTTCATCG AGAGGACTACAGTGAAGCTACATTACCGCAGCATCGTAATCTCCAACTTGTGGCAAATTCAGAGCAATTGTTGACGGGTCAAACGGCACGACGTCTGCTCACTTACGAGAAATGCTCCCAAACGGAGCCAAGCGATTGGTCCGTACCGCCCCTACACGTTGCCACTCCCTCAGAGGATTTTCGGGACCGTTACTTTAACAATTGTGTGGAGTCGCGTCAGGATCGACGCATGCGCAAAGCCGAACATCGGGAGCAGGGACGCCTTGAAATGCAAAGAAGAGGCAAAGTCCCATCCGATAGTCGGGCCAAGAAATGCGATTTAAATAAATCACGCTTTGATTAG